Within the Nitrosococcus wardiae genome, the region TCACCGACCTTGCTCACCATGCTTCAGGACCCCTTGTTGCTACAACGCTATGTTTTCCATATGGAGAAGCTGATTGCTTTGGCTGAGAAGGAGGTCCAACGAACCCAAGGTCAGCCCCCCTTAATCGATTAGCACGCCTTTATCGGCGTTGGTTTCTGCAAACACTTTCTGATTTTGAGGAACGTTATCAACGCCATTTGGTGCCTGCTTTTGCTCGGCTACAACAAGCAAGGTCTGCTTGAAATCATTACCTGTGCCGCCACCCATGGCTTCTTACCCTTACTGCAACCGGAACCCACCGCCGTCTATGTCCAACTCCAAATCGCCGCTGATTACTACCGGCAATGTTTCGGCATCGCTCCTAAAGGCATTTGGCTTCCCGAATGCGCCTATTACCCTGGCCTAGAAAAAGCATTAAAAGCGGTCGGCTTTAGTTACTTCTTCGTCGAAACCGAGGCCCTTCTTTACGCCAACAGGCGACCTCGTTATGGCCACCTGGCACCTATTGCCTGCCCTAATGGGGTGGCGGCCTTTGGACGTGATCCGGCGGTTTCACGGCAAGTTTGGAGCGCCGAGGAAGGCTACCCTGGAGACAGGGATTACCGAGAATTCTACCGAGATGTAGGTTTCGAGCGGGAACTGAGCTATCTCCAACCTTATCTTCCTGGCGGCCAGATCCGCGTCGATACGGGGATTAAATATTACCGGGTGACGGATAAAACCGAGCACAAAGCCCCTTATCCACCGGCCAAAGCCCGGGCAAGGGTAGCTTGCCATGCGGATCATTTTTACCGTCATTGCCTACAGCAGGTAGCAGACCATGCCAAAAGGATGGACCGTCCACCGCTCCTCCTTGCTCCCTATGATGCTGAACTGTTTGGTCATTGGTGGTTTGAAGGGCCCCAATGGCTCGAGAGTTTATTGCGCCACTTTGGCTCCACAAAAGGACCGATTGAGCTTATCACCCCTTCCCAGTATTTGACCCAGCACCCGGTGCTGCAAAAAGCAACCCCAAATCTATCCAGCTGGGGTGATCGGGGCTACAGTGATTTTTGGCTCAATAAAAAAACTGATTGGATATACCCCCTGCTGCACCGAGCTGCCCAGCGCATGAGGGAATTGGCGCTCGCCTATTGCCACGAACCTAAAGGGACACTTGCCGACCGTGCCTTGCGGCAGGCTGCCCGCTCACTGCTGTTAGCGCAAGCCTCGGATTGGCCCTTTATTATTCAAAATGGAATCACAGTGGAGTACGCTACTCGCCGTCTACGGGATCATTTGTCCCGTTTCCATTACTTGGAAATGTCTTTGGAAAAGGGAATCTTTGATGAACGCCGGTTACAGGCCTTAGAAATCCTTGATAACATCTTCCCGGACCTTGATTATCGCATCTACTATAGGTATCCCCCAGGGAACAACGGAGAAGCTGCGCGATGTATATCGTTATGATCACACCCGAGTGTGCTCCAATAGCCAAGGTAGGGGGTCTGGGAGATGTTGTTCCAGGATTGTCTAACGAACTTTCGATACGGGGTAATGCCGTTGAGATCATCCTCCCTAAATATGATTGTATGCGCTATGACCGTATCCGGGGTTTGGTGAAAACCTACAGTGGTTTGTGGGTACCTTACCACAACCAATGGATTCACTGTGACGTTTATTTTGGTTTTGCGGATGGACTGAAATGCTTTTTCATTGAAGCCCATAATGGCTTTTTTGACCGGGGCACCTACTACGGTCAGCACGATGATCCCCAACGTTTCGCCTTTTTTTGCAAGGCAGCACTGGAGTTCATGCTCAAAAGCAATAAACACCCGGAGATCATTCACTGCCACGACTGGCAAACGGGTCTGGTGCCGGTATTGCTCTTCGAACAATATAAATATCTGGGGATGACCCACCCCCGTGTCTGCTATACCCTGCATAACATGCAGCACCAGGGGGTTACTGGTGGACATATCATCCAGCAGGTAGGATTAGATCCTGCAGCTTATATGACCCCTGAACGGTTGCTCGACCATACCCACCCCCATGCGGTCAATCTGATGAAAGGTGGAATCGTTTTTTCCAACTTTGTCACCACCGTTTCTTCTCACTACCTGGATGAAATTCGCTATACAGACCAGGGCTATGGCTTACAACACACCCTTTACGTTCATGAGCAAAAGCTAGGCGGAATCCTCAATGGCGTGGATTATAATGTATGGAATCCTGAATTTGACCCCCATATTCCGACCCGTTATAACCTGGAAACCCTGGACAAAAAATACGAGAACAAAACTGCCCTACGCCATCGTTTATGGCTGCGAGAGGAATATAAACCCATTATTGGCGTCATCAGCCGACTAGATGCCCAAAAGGGAGTCGGGCTTATTCGCCATGCGATCTTCTATTGTCTCGCCAACGGTTGCCAATTTGTTTTACTGGGTGCAAGTGCCAACGACAGCATCAATGCTGATTTCTGGCACCTCAGGCACCATCTTAACGACCATCCGGATTGCCACCTGGAAATTGGCTATGATGAAGACTTGGCCCACCAGATCTATGCAGGCGCCGATATGCTCCTCATTCCTAGTGCCTATGAGCCTTGTGGCCTCACCCAAATGATTGCCATGAAATACGGTACGGTCCCCGTAGTGCGCAATACTGGAGGATTGGCGGATACGGTATTCGACGCCAACTACGCCCATAAACCTTACCATGAGCGCAACGGTTTCGTTTTCAACAATTTTAATCATGAGGGGCTGGAATCAGCCCTCCATCGGGCTATTGGCCTGTGGTACCAATACCCCCAATATTTCCGGGAATTAATGGAAAACGGGATGCATTATGACTTTTCTTGGAATCATCCAGGGCAGCATTACCTGAATATCTACCACCATATCCAAGAAGAATGAAAGATAATCCCAGAGTGGATAGCGAGCAGGGCAAGATGGGGCTCTCCCGTTCTACCCGCCCCGCCCATTATCCCGACTATTTAACCGGTTGGCATAGAATCAGGAGCTAAATACCCCCAGCGTACCTCTATTTACTGGGCGGGGGGAAATA harbors:
- a CDS encoding glycogen synthase, with the translated sequence MYIVMITPECAPIAKVGGLGDVVPGLSNELSIRGNAVEIILPKYDCMRYDRIRGLVKTYSGLWVPYHNQWIHCDVYFGFADGLKCFFIEAHNGFFDRGTYYGQHDDPQRFAFFCKAALEFMLKSNKHPEIIHCHDWQTGLVPVLLFEQYKYLGMTHPRVCYTLHNMQHQGVTGGHIIQQVGLDPAAYMTPERLLDHTHPHAVNLMKGGIVFSNFVTTVSSHYLDEIRYTDQGYGLQHTLYVHEQKLGGILNGVDYNVWNPEFDPHIPTRYNLETLDKKYENKTALRHRLWLREEYKPIIGVISRLDAQKGVGLIRHAIFYCLANGCQFVLLGASANDSINADFWHLRHHLNDHPDCHLEIGYDEDLAHQIYAGADMLLIPSAYEPCGLTQMIAMKYGTVPVVRNTGGLADTVFDANYAHKPYHERNGFVFNNFNHEGLESALHRAIGLWYQYPQYFRELMENGMHYDFSWNHPGQHYLNIYHHIQEE
- a CDS encoding 1,4-alpha-glucan branching protein domain-containing protein; translated protein: MLQKATPNLSSWGDRGYSDFWLNKKTDWIYPLLHRAAQRMRELALAYCHEPKGTLADRALRQAARSLLLAQASDWPFIIQNGITVEYATRRLRDHLSRFHYLEMSLEKGIFDERRLQALEILDNIFPDLDYRIYYRYPPGNNGEAARCISL